Part of the Hallerella porci genome is shown below.
CATCGCAAAAACGCTAACCGATGTCCAAGCATATCCGTTGCAAGCTTCAGCAGTGCCAGTGCAAGGACCCGTGGATTTTACATCGATTTTCGCTTGGAACGAAACGGCTGTATATTGACTCCAATCCACACCGCCTAAGTCAATGCGGATGGTTCCAACTTCAGAAGAATCGCTTTGCTTTGAAGTGTAAGTGACCTTGAGCATCTTATCCGAAGAATCGAGACTTGCTTTCACAAATTGATCGATGGAGTTGCCGGCTAAGGTGTCCATGCCGTAAGCTTTACGCATCGCATTCAAAACTTCGTAGTCCACAACGTCGCCCACATTTCCTGGGTTCTTATCGGTTTGGCGGCGGATAATCGTCATGTTATGATTGTCTTCAGCACCGGTATCCCAAATGCACGGAATAATTCCGTTTTCCTTTGCTGCTTTAACGGTGTAGCCGTACCAAGCTGCGCGACCTTGTAAATGGAGCTTCAAATTTTCGCCCGAGATTTCTTCTAAGCGTTTGATTGCGCCCATTTCGCCAATCACAACAGGAATATTCTTCGAAGTGAATGCGGTTTTGAGTTTGTCGAATTGCTGGTCGATATGCGCTTTGGAACCGAGACTGCTAACGGTTGCGCCCATATTGTGCTTCGTATCGGTCGTAGAATTCATGCCGTCCCAATAGAAGAACTGCGCGCCCCAAGATTCATCTTTTTCCATGAGCGAATACTGATACGGATAGAAGTGAGCTTCTGCCATGGTGTAGCCGTCGCCTGCGGGGTCTGTCGGATATTCGGCAACCAAAAGATTGTACATGTCGATTTCGGTGCGAGGCATTTGCACGACCACGGTACGGGTCGCGTTATTTCCGCCGGTTGCGCGGACAGCTCTGA
Proteins encoded:
- a CDS encoding glycoside hydrolase family 5 protein, which translates into the protein MYAILNIHWDGGWLENHVFDGEGYDGIASGKVSVNAAEIAAKQESYWKQIATKFNNDYDEHLIFASANEPGVNDPWLASGQYAFDDARMKVLRKYHEACLRAVRATGGNNATRTVVVQMPRTEIDMYNLLVAEYPTDPAGDGYTMAEAHFYPYQYSLMEKDESWGAQFFYWDGMNSTTDTKHNMGATVSSLGSKAHIDQQFDKLKTAFTSKNIPVVIGEMGAIKRLEEISGENLKLHLQGRAAWYGYTVKAAKENGIIPCIWDTGAEDNHNMTIIRRQTDKNPGNVGDVVDYEVLNAMRKAYGMDTLAGNSIDQFVKASLDSSDKMLKVTYTSKQSDSSEVGTIRIDLGGVDWSQYTAVSFQAKIDVKSTGPCTGTAEACNGYAWTSVSVFAMSGSSWTWNDYNIPESDVSSTWKTYVIPLNSTGLDIESKNKVNAIGINVYGAQLSGTLEMDNLLLHKADGSVDTLQNFNKKTPTIEGVATGILVPQTSAVQPRQIAANRAIRASLTLVNGKGQIVASKSFTTSAGTNSVMLETNYRGAGFVVMKLGSNRTTVPVRLQ